A window of the Acanthochromis polyacanthus isolate Apoly-LR-REF ecotype Palm Island chromosome 10, KAUST_Apoly_ChrSc, whole genome shotgun sequence genome harbors these coding sequences:
- the LOC110964604 gene encoding solute carrier family 4 member 11-like, whose amino-acid sequence MKTKKEVQDMQGVTVNRFAEEAPGSGRSKNGYVFQEMELQNGEQEDSPATNKENIYDNENPISVSDAEGPGCGLLNTTRKYVKPMNFQEEVRAHRDLDGFLAQASILLDEKAATLDEVLRRMITHVVEDGHGSCNVEELMNSLFTDAGGKDIDVHLLSETIQGVTATSTGIHYQQSWLCILSSVRSLQRRHVCITRLERPQNWGVNCCEARYVILILAPPRTKSTKTPIELGRTFATMFSDISFRQKLLETRTQEEFKQELVYQRQQLSIINEKAVVEEAEDSDPRKGKTLKCTDFFKAGKGVYDDLRRRLPLYPSDFTDGITGKDRCLLKYTTTAIFLYIAILLPAIAFGSLNDESTRGEIDVQKTIVGQSIGGVIYSMFAGSPLVIPLTTAPLAIFISVIRGICDDYDLDFDAFYACIGLWNSLFLILGGLFNVSLLMKLFKRSTEEVIALFISIAFVGDAVKGTVKIFQHYYQGPILATTNSTVVLQQINEILEMANNQTQNMPEHHNETVSLSGQAEGHASVFLPESLVKCTREMPILCLLLMLGTLWLGYTLYLIKRSPYLNDKIREVVSDCALPISVVIFSFIGSYLFLDIQLPVFSVHDGPIFRYPPFEKLSGMNALSAVGLGFLLALLIFIDQNIVISLTHVPEHKLLKGTTFHWDLVLTGFINILMSCLGLPWMHAAFPHSSLHARQLAKVEQHVENGHLYTTIISVKETRLTSLVANILIGLSAFMLPIPLQWIPKPVLYGLFLYIAATSLDGNQMVDRMALLLKEQTSYPPTHYIRRVPQRKVHYFTALQMIQLIILCAFGMYPLPYMKMVFPLLMILLVPIRTSMLPRMIDAKYLDIMDAQHM is encoded by the exons AGGCTCCCGGCTCTGGGAGGTCTAAGAATGGATATGTTTTCCAAGAGATGG agctgcagaatgGGGAGCAGGAGGATTCGCCTGCCACCAACAAGGAGAACATCTATGACAACGAGAACCCGATCAGCGTTTCAG ATGCCGAAGGACCTGGATGTGGGCTTTTAAACACAACGAGAAAA TATGTGAAGCCCATGAACTTCCAGGAGGAGGTGCGCGCCCACAGAGATCTGGATGGCTTCTTGGCTCAGGCGAGCATCCTTTTGGACGAGAAAGCTGCCACTCTGGACGAGGTTCTGAGGCGAATGATAACTCATGTCGTGGAAGATGGCCACGGGAGCTGCAATGTGGAGGAGCTCATGAACTCTCTGTTCACAGATGCAGGAGGGAAAGACATTGATG TTCACCTTCTGTCAGAAACCATCCAGGGTGTGACAGCTACGTCTACAGGCATTCATTACCAGCAATCCTGGCTTTGTATTCT CTCCAGTGTGAGGAGCCTGCAGAGGCGTCATGTATGCATCACCCGCCTGGAGAGGCCGCAAAACTGGGGGGTCAACTGCTGCGAGGCTCGCTACGTCATCCTCATCCTCGCTCCGCCCAGAACG AAAAGCACCAAGACGCCCATTGAACTGGGTAGAACGTTTGCTACGATGTTCTCCGACATTTCCTTCAGACAGAAGCTTCTGGAGACCAGGACCCAGGAGGAGTTCAAACAGGAGCTGGTCTACCAGCGACAACAACTGTCCATAATCAACGAGAAAGCAGTCGTAGAGGAAGCGGAGGACTCAGATCCACGTAAAGGAAAAACACTCAAG TGTACAGACTTCTTCAAAGCTGGTAAAGGTGTTTATGATGACCTCCGTCGCAGACTGCCTCTGTACCCCTCAGATTTCACAGATG GAATAACTGGGAAGGACCGCTGTCTGCTGAAATACACCACCACTGCTATTTTCCTCTACATTGCCATTCTACTGCCTGCTATTGCCTTCGGCTCACTGAATGATGAAAGCACAAGAGGAGAAATAG ATGTCCAGAAGACTATTGTTGGCCAGAGCATTGGAGGAGTGATCTACTCAATGTTTGCTGGTTCACCACTTGTCATTCCACTGACCACTGCACCGCTGGCAATCTTCATAAGCG TTATCAGGGGTATCTGTGATGACTACGACCTCGACTTTGATGCTTTCTACGCCTGCATTGGTTTATGGAACAGTTTGTTCCTCATCCTCGGAGGCTTATTCAATGTCAGCCTGCTGATGAAACTCTTCAAACG TTCAACAGAAGAAGTCATTGCATTGTTCATCTCCATAGCATTTGTCGGGGACGCGGTGAAAGGCACTGTCAAAA TTTTTCAGCACTACTACCAGGGGCCCATACTGGCGACCACAAACAGCACGGTGGTGCTTCAGCAGATTAATGAGATTCTAGAGATGGCAaacaaccagacacaaaacatgccCGAGCATCATAATGAGACTGTGTCGCTGTCGGGACAGGCTGAAGGGCATGCGTCAGTCTTCCTGCCTGAGTCTTTGGTGAAATGCACAAGAGAAATGCCCatcctctgtctgctgctcatGTTGGGCACTCTGTGGCTGGGCTACACCCTCTACCTCATCAAGAGGAG CCCGTATCTGAATGACAAAATCAGAGAGGTAGTGTCTGACTGTGCTTTGCCTATCTCTGTGGTGATATTCTCCTTCATTGGCTCCTACCTTTTCCTTGACATACAGC TTCCTGTATTCAGTGTCCATGATGGTCCGATCTTCAGGTACCCTCCTTTTGAAAAGCTGTCAGGAATGAATGCACTGAGTGCAGTTGGGCTCGGTTTTCTCCTTGCCTTGCTCATCTTTATCGACCAGAACATCGTCATCTCACTCACACACGTACCAGAACACAA GTTGCTAAAAGGCACAACGTTCCACTGGGACTTAGTGCTGACTGGGTTCATCAACATCCTCATGTCCTGTCTGGGGTTGCCATGGATGCACGCTGCCTTCCCACATTCCTCTCTGCACGCCCGTCAGCTCGCCAAAGTAGAACAGCACGTAGAGAACGGACACCTCTACACAAC CATCATCAGTGTGAAAGAGACTCGTCTGACCTCATTGGTGGCCAACATCCTGATCGGTCTGTCTGCGTTCATGCTGCCAATTCCTCTGCAGTGGATCCCCAAGCCCGTCCTCTACGGCCTCTTTCTCTACATTGCTGCCACTTCACTTGATGGGAATCAGATGGTGGACCGCATGGCCCTGCTGCTaaaggaacag ACCTCCTATCCTCCCACCCATTACATCCGCCGTGTGCCTCAGAGGAAGGTCCACTACTTCACGGCGCTGCAGATGATCCAACTGATCATTTTGTGTGCGTTCGGCATGTATCCGCTGCCCTACATGAAGATGGTCTTCCCTCTTCTCATGATCCTGCTGGTCCCTATCAG GACCAGCATGCTTCCTAGAATGATCGACGCAAAATATCTGGACATCATGGACGCCCAGCACATGTAG